One part of the Aliivibrio fischeri ATCC 7744 = JCM 18803 = DSM 507 genome encodes these proteins:
- a CDS encoding MurR/RpiR family transcriptional regulator: MNTFRGIERTIYEYLIGHASDLQNIPAKTIANKALTTTTSVNRVCKKMGYASYTELRYKLSNELNKESNSQQNEGNEQQQIAELANTLKSSPVVYLYSRGASIVSITYLSRFLSLANVPHLVITDIHQLTRAELGTLLLVSKSGETTAVIDMAYNAKRKGLKVLGISHKGSTLEQACHLNIILEEQVDGVSLYGRESQIHILQIIDQIGKELLTF, from the coding sequence ATGAATACTTTCCGAGGAATAGAGCGCACCATTTATGAATATTTAATTGGTCACGCGAGTGATTTACAAAATATTCCAGCGAAAACAATTGCAAACAAAGCATTAACAACGACAACTTCAGTTAATCGAGTTTGTAAAAAGATGGGATATGCAAGTTACACAGAGCTTCGCTACAAACTTTCTAATGAGTTAAATAAAGAGAGCAACTCACAGCAAAATGAAGGCAATGAGCAACAGCAAATCGCAGAGCTTGCAAATACCTTAAAATCCTCTCCCGTTGTGTACCTCTACTCTAGAGGTGCATCAATTGTGAGTATCACTTATTTATCTCGATTTTTATCTTTAGCGAATGTTCCACATTTAGTCATCACAGACATACATCAATTAACAAGAGCTGAATTAGGGACTCTACTTCTCGTTAGTAAATCCGGTGAAACAACAGCGGTGATAGATATGGCTTATAACGCCAAACGGAAGGGATTAAAGGTTCTCGGTATTAGTCATAAAGGTTCTACACTTGAACAAGCTTGTCATTTAAATATTATATTAGAAGAACAGGTAGATGGTGTTTCACTGTATGGTAGGGAGTCTCAAATTCATATTTTGCAAATTATTGATCAAATAGGTAAAGAATTGCTGACCTTTTAA
- a CDS encoding PTS fructose transporter subunit IIC yields MNTKKLVAVTACPTGIAHTFMAAKKIQSWAEKQGYEVKVETQGSDGVKNRLTTHDIATADAVVLAVDVPIMDMERFDNTNPLKVRTQELIKHVDTLLPSAMKRGKEKLDATDELPIEEKRSVYQVAIGHIMTGISYMLPVVVLGGLLMAVAKITGEFIDISGTPIQTLDKLGFMTIKFMYPIFAAYLAYSIAGKPALIPAFIGGIMSDEVYKRFFDLEGWAPSGFFGAIAIGFLVGYLVRYLNDVIKVKSELTTLKTMLLVPAVTGVVMVLTMEYIINPFFGALNIAMINLFTEAGDAGRGIYSMVIAAGTAFDLGGPINKAAGSVALGLNGMGDGFDLIARELGIVIPPIGVGLAALLDGKFRPRVFSNEEQTVGKTSLMLGMIGISEGAIPFILKNPKMIPIMILGSIIGTQLAVVLNVFQSLPLPAVWGWFLSSDPISYTISVFVGSSFIAIALLLCTKPDTSNI; encoded by the coding sequence ATGAATACAAAAAAACTGGTAGCAGTGACCGCTTGCCCTACAGGTATTGCTCATACGTTTATGGCCGCTAAAAAAATTCAAAGTTGGGCTGAAAAGCAAGGCTATGAAGTGAAAGTAGAAACACAGGGTAGTGATGGTGTAAAAAATAGGCTTACCACGCATGATATTGCTACTGCTGATGCGGTTGTTCTTGCTGTAGATGTGCCAATTATGGATATGGAACGCTTTGATAACACCAATCCATTAAAGGTGCGAACTCAAGAATTAATAAAGCATGTTGATACATTACTTCCTTCAGCAATGAAGCGTGGTAAAGAGAAGTTAGATGCTACAGACGAATTACCTATAGAAGAAAAACGTTCAGTTTATCAAGTTGCTATTGGCCATATTATGACGGGTATTAGTTACATGTTACCGGTTGTTGTTTTGGGTGGTTTATTAATGGCAGTAGCAAAGATTACAGGGGAGTTTATTGATATAAGTGGAACGCCAATTCAAACGCTAGATAAATTAGGCTTCATGACAATTAAATTTATGTATCCAATTTTTGCTGCTTATTTAGCGTATTCCATTGCAGGTAAACCAGCGCTGATCCCTGCGTTTATCGGTGGGATCATGAGTGATGAAGTATATAAACGATTTTTTGATTTAGAAGGTTGGGCACCATCTGGTTTCTTTGGAGCAATTGCAATTGGTTTTCTGGTTGGTTATTTAGTTCGTTATCTTAATGATGTCATCAAAGTTAAATCAGAACTTACAACATTAAAAACCATGCTATTAGTTCCAGCCGTTACTGGTGTTGTAATGGTGCTTACCATGGAATACATCATTAACCCATTTTTTGGTGCATTGAATATTGCCATGATTAATTTGTTTACCGAAGCTGGAGATGCAGGGCGTGGTATTTATTCTATGGTGATTGCAGCAGGTACTGCTTTTGATCTTGGTGGACCAATTAATAAGGCTGCGGGTTCGGTTGCTCTTGGTTTGAATGGTATGGGGGATGGTTTTGATTTAATCGCTCGTGAACTTGGTATTGTTATTCCCCCTATTGGAGTTGGACTAGCTGCATTACTTGATGGCAAATTTCGTCCACGTGTTTTTTCTAATGAAGAGCAAACGGTCGGTAAAACATCATTAATGCTTGGTATGATTGGTATTTCTGAAGGGGCAATTCCTTTTATTCTTAAAAATCCGAAAATGATCCCAATAATGATTCTTGGCTCAATTATTGGTACTCAATTGGCCGTTGTACTTAATGTATTCCAGAGCTTGCCTTTACCTGCCGTATGGGGATGGTTCTTATCTTCAGATCCTATCAGTTACACCATATCTGTATTTGTTGGCTCAAGCTTTATTGCCATAGCGTTATTGCTTTGTACTAAACCAGATACAAGTAACATTTAA
- a CDS encoding oligogalacturonate-specific porin KdgM family protein — MKIKALLCSTLIALTANPTIASETKLDVRFGNNTASDIKDSRVKFMHTFDTGFYFSAEAAQIHNDAYFAGNDSNDSNKNGLKAAAQEFEATYKFNINEDWYWSPGLVMVTAPNWTEYRPYLKLGTNFDNGISVTGRYRYNWSNDENGKNYLDGSGTTRGASNQFDLWVSKSFGDVGLMYNPRYRYQDGVDQGTGRDDYWEHTVMINYKIDDTWTPYMELVSVDETYVDSNGNRENDYAIRLGFVMNL, encoded by the coding sequence ATGAAAATTAAAGCCCTACTTTGTTCGACTCTTATTGCACTAACAGCAAATCCTACAATTGCTAGCGAAACAAAACTTGATGTTCGATTTGGTAATAATACTGCATCAGATATTAAAGATAGTCGCGTTAAATTTATGCATACATTTGATACTGGATTTTATTTCAGTGCCGAGGCTGCGCAAATTCATAACGATGCTTATTTTGCTGGAAACGATTCAAACGATTCTAATAAAAATGGTTTGAAGGCCGCAGCTCAAGAATTTGAAGCGACATATAAGTTTAACATTAATGAAGATTGGTATTGGTCTCCTGGTCTAGTTATGGTAACGGCACCAAATTGGACCGAATACCGACCATACTTAAAGTTAGGGACGAATTTTGATAATGGTATCTCAGTGACTGGCCGATATCGTTACAATTGGTCTAATGATGAAAACGGTAAAAATTATCTTGATGGAAGCGGTACAACTCGAGGTGCATCGAATCAATTTGACCTTTGGGTATCGAAAAGCTTTGGTGATGTGGGTTTAATGTATAATCCTCGTTATCGTTATCAAGATGGTGTTGATCAAGGTACTGGTCGTGATGATTACTGGGAGCATACCGTGATGATTAATTATAAAATTGATGATACATGGACTCCATATATGGAGCTAGTATCAGTAGATGAAACTTACGTAGATTCTAATGGTAATCGTGAAAATGATTATGCAATTCGTCTCGGCTTTGTTATGAATTTATAA
- the menB gene encoding 1,4-dihydroxy-2-naphthoyl-CoA synthase, translated as MARTVGISEEELYAPVNWTDCTAQYEDIQYHKSADGIAKITIARPQVRNAFRPGTVKEMIDALADARYDEKVGVIILTGLGEDAFCSGGDQKIRGDYGGYRDDSGTHHLNVLDFQRQIRTCPKPVIAAVAGYAVGGGHVLHMMCDLTIAAENAQFGQTGPKVGSFDGGWGASYMARIVGQKKAREIWFLCRFYDAQEALDMGLVNTVVPVADLEKETVRWCRETLQHSPMALRCLKAALNADCDGQAGLQELAGNATMMFYMTEEGQEGRNAFNEKRRPDFDKFPRNP; from the coding sequence ATGGCAAGAACTGTTGGCATTTCAGAAGAAGAACTTTACGCTCCAGTAAATTGGACAGATTGCACTGCGCAATACGAAGACATTCAATACCACAAATCAGCAGATGGTATCGCAAAAATTACGATTGCTCGTCCACAAGTGCGTAATGCATTTCGTCCGGGCACAGTAAAAGAGATGATCGATGCGTTAGCAGATGCACGCTACGATGAAAAAGTCGGTGTGATCATCTTAACTGGTTTAGGTGAAGACGCATTCTGTTCAGGTGGCGATCAGAAGATCCGTGGCGATTACGGCGGTTACCGTGATGACAGCGGTACACACCACTTAAACGTATTGGATTTCCAACGTCAAATCCGTACTTGTCCAAAACCAGTGATTGCTGCAGTAGCAGGTTACGCAGTTGGTGGTGGCCATGTTCTTCATATGATGTGTGACTTAACCATTGCTGCTGAAAATGCACAGTTTGGTCAAACAGGACCTAAAGTAGGTTCTTTTGACGGTGGTTGGGGGGCTTCTTATATGGCTCGCATCGTTGGTCAAAAGAAAGCTCGTGAAATCTGGTTCCTTTGCCGTTTCTACGATGCTCAAGAAGCGTTGGATATGGGTCTAGTAAACACGGTTGTTCCTGTTGCTGATCTAGAAAAAGAAACGGTTCGTTGGTGTCGTGAAACGCTGCAACATAGCCCAATGGCATTACGTTGTCTAAAAGCGGCACTAAATGCTGATTGTGATGGCCAAGCAGGTCTTCAAGAGTTAGCGGGTAACGCAACAATGATGTTCTACATGACAGAAGAAGGCCAAGAGGGTCGTAACGCGTTTAACGAAAAACGTCGTCCAGACTTCGATAAATTCCCTCGTAACCCATAA
- a CDS encoding glycoside hydrolase family 38 N-terminal domain-containing protein, whose product MAKVHVIPHTHWDREWYFTQQDSDVLAAYNFTKVIEILETQTDYSCYHLDGQSSIVEDYLKVLPHMRDRMAKLITDKKLFIGPWYTQTDTYNVMGESIIRNLKYGMHVAEELGHSMKVGYLPDTFGHNAQMPTLFKGVGIDNIVFWRGIDYGKQVEKSHFFWRSSGGDDIYAYNLVHGYGAAKNIVATPEHLDKKIFPMIEKIKSLSGLNDVLIPSGGDQVNIDPALPQTLRSATERSSEYDVYTISSMEAFIDVLRNNSEDFETYQGEFKSPRYARIHKTIGSVRYDIKKLNFEIEQFLLKKLEVVVAIAKAQGIIVHTELIDIAWKKILECHAHDSMGGCNSDATNTDIMHRLKQAQEICHGLYNLVVKEIASSCHDNELMLFNGQLTPYNGVVKAVVFSHHEYISIIDKEIELPIEVIKKETLDGGKVIEVTKDGEKEVAVPPYYRFELNICVNQLPAMGYKIFQIIENQSENHMVASENENSIENEVLILTINDDELQVTNKMNGRTISKLLEFEEQADDGDSYDFSPLKNDIPLYNNSIQWLESHIGLTEQSMKVRATLTVPQDLIERKTQKITETAVFDITLRLVKEQKQLLVDISTVNQIKDHRVRVLINSDIQTNTSISTQPFAVMERMVDTNIDNWRDTYRECPIDIETTEGAVAIEQDNKAIIVNGRGLKEFQIIKGSTCDKLALTLFKSTGVLGKDDLLWRPGRASGINNTVVHTPDAQLQKAMQFSFAIALTDDAKHSTIRKLEACYLGLPFSYQKQTLNSFENRLERFQVRFDTHKRKPLFSLFSIKQSLELSSIGHSFYKENAVIVRLFNATDSEQHLDLTAFEHCESVELVNYREQAITYFGQELSGDAIVRPNNSIDLRLTFKSAE is encoded by the coding sequence ATGGCTAAAGTACATGTAATTCCTCATACGCATTGGGATCGTGAGTGGTATTTTACTCAACAAGATAGTGACGTTTTAGCAGCTTATAATTTTACAAAAGTAATTGAAATATTAGAAACACAAACAGACTACAGTTGTTACCACTTAGATGGGCAATCTTCTATTGTGGAAGATTATTTGAAAGTGTTGCCACATATGCGAGATCGCATGGCGAAATTGATTACTGATAAAAAATTGTTTATTGGACCTTGGTATACACAGACTGATACTTACAATGTTATGGGTGAGTCGATTATTCGAAACCTGAAGTATGGTATGCATGTCGCGGAAGAGTTAGGCCATAGCATGAAGGTTGGTTATTTACCTGACACCTTCGGTCATAATGCACAAATGCCAACCTTATTTAAGGGAGTAGGTATTGATAATATTGTATTTTGGCGCGGTATTGATTATGGAAAACAAGTCGAGAAATCTCATTTCTTTTGGCGTTCATCTGGTGGCGATGATATCTATGCTTATAACTTAGTTCATGGATATGGAGCTGCAAAGAATATTGTAGCAACCCCTGAGCATTTAGATAAAAAAATCTTTCCAATGATAGAGAAAATTAAATCTCTATCGGGATTAAACGATGTGTTGATCCCATCTGGAGGAGATCAAGTCAATATTGATCCTGCACTACCACAAACATTACGTTCAGCAACAGAACGATCTTCCGAATACGATGTTTATACTATTTCTTCAATGGAAGCTTTTATTGATGTGCTGCGTAATAACAGTGAAGACTTTGAGACTTATCAAGGAGAATTTAAGTCGCCACGATACGCACGAATACATAAAACTATAGGATCTGTTCGTTACGATATTAAGAAACTCAATTTTGAAATTGAACAGTTTTTATTAAAAAAATTAGAAGTAGTTGTTGCTATTGCTAAAGCTCAAGGAATCATTGTACATACTGAGTTGATTGATATTGCATGGAAAAAAATACTGGAATGCCATGCTCATGACAGTATGGGGGGATGTAATAGTGACGCAACAAATACAGATATTATGCATCGTCTTAAACAGGCACAAGAAATTTGTCACGGACTGTATAACCTTGTAGTGAAAGAAATTGCAAGTAGCTGCCATGATAATGAGTTGATGTTATTTAATGGCCAGTTAACACCTTATAACGGTGTCGTAAAAGCTGTTGTATTTAGCCATCATGAGTATATTTCAATCATAGATAAAGAAATCGAATTACCTATTGAGGTTATAAAAAAAGAGACTTTAGATGGTGGAAAAGTTATTGAAGTAACAAAAGATGGAGAGAAAGAAGTTGCTGTGCCACCGTATTACCGTTTTGAATTGAATATCTGTGTTAATCAATTACCAGCAATGGGGTATAAAATATTCCAAATTATAGAAAATCAATCAGAAAATCATATGGTTGCATCTGAAAATGAAAATAGTATTGAAAACGAAGTACTAATACTCACGATTAATGATGATGAGCTTCAAGTTACAAACAAAATGAATGGTCGAACTATTTCAAAATTGTTGGAGTTTGAAGAACAAGCTGATGATGGTGATTCATATGATTTTTCGCCATTAAAGAATGATATTCCTCTTTATAATAATTCTATTCAATGGTTAGAAAGTCATATAGGACTAACTGAGCAAAGCATGAAAGTTCGTGCAACTTTAACTGTCCCACAAGATCTTATTGAGAGAAAAACCCAAAAAATTACCGAAACAGCGGTATTTGATATCACATTACGCTTAGTTAAAGAGCAAAAACAATTATTAGTAGATATTTCAACAGTGAATCAAATTAAAGATCATCGTGTTCGAGTATTAATTAATTCAGACATACAAACCAATACATCGATAAGTACTCAGCCTTTTGCTGTAATGGAGCGAATGGTTGATACCAATATTGATAATTGGAGAGATACATACCGTGAATGCCCAATTGATATTGAAACAACTGAGGGAGCGGTTGCGATAGAGCAAGATAATAAAGCGATTATTGTGAATGGAAGAGGGTTAAAAGAGTTTCAAATCATCAAAGGTTCAACGTGTGACAAATTGGCTTTGACCTTATTTAAATCGACGGGAGTACTTGGTAAAGATGACCTCTTATGGCGACCTGGTAGAGCTTCAGGTATCAACAATACCGTCGTACATACACCCGACGCTCAATTACAAAAAGCAATGCAATTTAGTTTTGCTATTGCTTTAACGGATGATGCAAAACACAGTACGATTCGCAAATTGGAGGCTTGTTACTTGGGTCTTCCATTCAGTTATCAAAAACAAACATTAAATAGCTTTGAAAATCGATTAGAACGCTTCCAAGTTAGATTCGATACACATAAACGAAAACCATTATTTAGCTTGTTTTCAATTAAACAATCGTTAGAGCTATCAAGTATTGGGCACTCTTTTTATAAAGAAAATGCAGTTATTGTTCGTTTATTCAATGCGACAGATAGTGAGCAACACCTTGATCTAACAGCATTCGAACATTGTGAAAGTGTTGAATTGGTAAATTATCGAGAACAAGCGATAACGTATTTTGGACAAGAATTATCGGGTGATGCCATTGTTCGTCCTAATAACAGTATTGATTTACGTCTTACATTTAAATCAGCAGAGTAA
- a CDS encoding sugar phosphorylase, with amino-acid sequence MIENVIFNKVEKIYGKGNAISITQDILGLINKWKVEKPIYQSWVDEKTSYLITYGDSFSSDGEKTLSTMKKFADKYLKNIISNIHILPMFPYTSDDGFSVVDYRKIDPKLGSWQELNALSDNFDLMYDCVINHISKSSDWFQRYLAGDEQYQEYFIESDPSLNYSSVTRPRSLPLLTPFNKASGEISYVWTTFSDDQIDINFHNPKVLLESIDILLMYAANGGRSIRLDAIGFIWKILETSCIHLPQAHEIIQLWRIILDKAIPGTLLITETNVPHRENISYFGQGNEAHMVYQFPLPPLTLHAFMSENSQMLTMWAKGLTSEAMQSLHEGHKTTYFNFLASHDGIGVRPTEGILTNDDRLMMCKQVERKGGRVNYKDNGDGTQSPYELNINYLSALTEPDDNSTKKSDKFLAAQSILLSFIGVPAIYYHSLLGSENDVKAMLESGINRRINREKFNLDELETELEDSEALRYKVYNQMVSLLGLRQQLSAFSPQSSQKVLELGEGIFALIRGEGEEAIRFIVNITSSPQDIYLDDGGVDVITNASFSNTFTLKPYQFVWLMQQ; translated from the coding sequence ATGATAGAAAACGTTATTTTCAACAAGGTCGAAAAAATATACGGCAAAGGTAATGCGATATCGATTACTCAAGATATTTTGGGACTCATTAACAAATGGAAAGTAGAGAAACCAATTTATCAATCATGGGTTGATGAGAAAACGTCTTATCTTATTACCTATGGGGATAGCTTTTCATCTGATGGAGAAAAAACGTTATCAACAATGAAAAAATTTGCTGATAAATATTTAAAAAACATTATTAGTAATATTCATATATTACCTATGTTTCCTTATACTTCAGATGATGGTTTTAGTGTTGTTGATTATCGTAAAATTGACCCGAAATTAGGGAGTTGGCAAGAGTTAAATGCATTATCAGATAACTTTGATTTGATGTATGACTGCGTAATTAATCATATTTCTAAAAGTAGTGACTGGTTTCAACGTTATTTAGCTGGTGATGAGCAATATCAAGAGTATTTTATCGAGTCAGATCCTAGCCTTAATTATTCAAGTGTTACGCGTCCCCGCTCATTACCACTTTTAACTCCATTTAATAAGGCTTCGGGCGAGATTTCTTATGTTTGGACAACATTTTCAGATGATCAAATAGATATTAATTTTCATAATCCAAAAGTTTTATTAGAGAGTATAGATATTCTACTCATGTATGCTGCTAATGGTGGTCGTTCTATTCGCTTAGATGCTATCGGGTTTATTTGGAAGATATTAGAGACATCATGTATTCATTTACCACAGGCTCATGAAATTATTCAGCTTTGGCGAATTATTCTTGATAAGGCTATTCCTGGAACATTATTAATCACAGAAACGAATGTCCCTCATAGAGAAAATATCTCTTACTTTGGGCAAGGTAATGAGGCTCATATGGTGTATCAATTTCCGCTGCCGCCATTAACTTTACATGCATTTATGAGCGAAAATAGTCAAATGCTGACTATGTGGGCAAAAGGGTTAACATCAGAAGCAATGCAAAGTTTACATGAAGGGCATAAAACAACGTATTTCAACTTTTTAGCTAGTCACGATGGTATTGGAGTTCGTCCAACAGAAGGGATATTAACGAATGATGATAGATTAATGATGTGTAAACAGGTTGAACGAAAGGGCGGAAGGGTTAACTATAAAGATAATGGCGATGGAACCCAATCACCTTATGAACTTAATATTAACTATTTAAGTGCATTAACGGAACCTGATGATAATTCAACGAAAAAATCCGATAAATTTTTAGCTGCACAGTCAATATTACTTTCATTTATTGGTGTACCTGCCATTTATTATCATAGTTTGTTAGGCAGTGAAAATGATGTAAAAGCAATGCTTGAATCAGGAATTAATCGCCGTATTAATCGTGAGAAATTTAATTTAGATGAGTTAGAAACAGAACTCGAAGATTCAGAAGCATTACGCTATAAAGTGTATAACCAAATGGTTTCATTACTGGGTTTACGTCAACAGCTTTCAGCATTTTCTCCACAATCATCACAAAAAGTACTTGAGTTAGGTGAGGGTATTTTTGCTTTGATACGTGGTGAAGGAGAAGAAGCCATTCGATTTATAGTAAATATCACATCAAGCCCTCAAGATATTTATCTGGATGATGGAGGAGTAGATGTTATTACAAACGCATCATTTTCAAATACGTTTACTTTAAAGCCATATCAATTTGTTTGGTTAATGCAGCAATAA
- the menC gene encoding o-succinylbenzoate synthase codes for MKTAKIYQYQLPMDSGVILREQRLQQRDGLVIELSDGIHTARGEVAPLPEFSQETLEQAREDLISLTQSWLNSEELDLDSNCPSVAFGFSMALLELEKQLPQEGNYQAAPLCSGDPDDLVVKLNEMSGKKIAKIKVGLYEPIRDGMVVNMFLELISDLSLRLDANRGWTTKKAEQFANYVHPQFRSRIEFLEEPCTTPEESLAFSKATNIAIAWDETVRDDGFTVETQEGVAAIVIKPTLVGSVEKCISLIEQAHQLGMQAVISSSIESSLALTQLARLAAWKTPETIPGLDTIDLFKMQLHTSWPNCDLPVAQLADLEVIWEN; via the coding sequence ATGAAAACAGCCAAGATCTATCAATACCAACTCCCTATGGACAGTGGAGTAATTCTTCGTGAACAACGTCTTCAGCAGAGAGATGGATTGGTCATTGAGTTAAGTGATGGAATACATACAGCAAGAGGTGAGGTTGCGCCTTTACCTGAATTCAGCCAAGAAACGCTAGAACAAGCTCGTGAAGATTTAATTTCATTAACTCAATCATGGTTAAACAGTGAAGAGTTGGATCTTGATTCAAACTGCCCATCAGTTGCATTTGGCTTTAGCATGGCTTTGTTAGAGCTTGAAAAACAGTTGCCACAAGAAGGTAACTACCAAGCTGCACCTTTGTGTTCTGGCGATCCTGATGACTTGGTTGTTAAGCTTAATGAAATGAGCGGTAAGAAAATAGCCAAAATCAAAGTGGGTTTATACGAACCTATTCGTGATGGCATGGTTGTGAATATGTTTTTAGAACTGATTTCTGATCTCTCTTTACGCCTTGATGCCAACCGTGGCTGGACTACAAAGAAAGCAGAGCAATTTGCTAATTACGTACATCCACAATTTCGTTCTCGTATCGAATTCTTAGAAGAACCATGTACTACACCAGAAGAGAGTTTAGCTTTCTCTAAAGCCACAAATATTGCAATCGCATGGGATGAAACCGTACGTGATGATGGTTTTACTGTTGAAACTCAAGAAGGTGTTGCTGCTATTGTCATCAAGCCAACATTAGTCGGTTCTGTTGAAAAGTGTATTTCGTTAATTGAACAAGCGCACCAATTAGGCATGCAAGCGGTGATCAGCTCAAGCATTGAATCTAGTTTGGCATTAACACAACTTGCACGATTAGCCGCTTGGAAAACACCAGAAACGATTCCGGGTTTAGATACTATCGATCTGTTTAAAATGCAGCTACATACTTCTTGGCCTAATTGTGACTTACCAGTGGCACAATTGGCTGATCTCGAGGTGATATGGGAAAACTGA
- the menE gene encoding o-succinylbenzoate--CoA ligase encodes MGKLISPAFTTWPWVKWSEERELDIALRDGDKVWTWSEVSTQTNRYANGLLQQGVKRDDVIVGIAKNCIELIWLQLASVRIGARFAAINPKTPSKQLHQLVTSIAANHIWFGEGQETISGTWHHLQLINAEYGAVAATWQPTRLATLTFTSGSTGNPKAVAHSASNHLHSAAGLLSWLHFDVSDSWLVSLPLFHVSGLAIVWRWLLSGGMLVMPTEQGLLNDLAGVTHASLVPTQLQRILDSGETSQLALKRVLLGGSVIPTELTIAAQKQGVECWLGYGMTEMGSTVTAKRADGEPGVGNVLPYRELRIEEGEVWVKGESLTLGYYRSSGIIDVANEDGWFETKDLGSVINAELHIHGRADNMFISGGENIHPEKIEQVLLTHHEIDNVIVVDVPDEEYGQRPVAVLVSNTGKIPAKLVEFTQDKLAKFEQPIRYEIMPEHLLISGIKISRKLVKEWVDS; translated from the coding sequence ATGGGAAAACTGATCTCACCAGCATTCACGACTTGGCCTTGGGTTAAGTGGAGTGAAGAGCGAGAATTAGACATTGCATTGCGTGATGGCGATAAAGTGTGGACATGGAGTGAAGTGTCTACACAAACCAACCGTTATGCTAATGGTCTTCTTCAGCAAGGCGTTAAGCGTGATGATGTTATTGTTGGCATTGCTAAAAACTGCATAGAATTAATTTGGTTGCAGCTGGCCTCTGTTCGTATTGGAGCTCGCTTTGCTGCAATTAATCCAAAGACACCGAGCAAACAGCTGCACCAATTAGTTACTAGCATTGCTGCTAATCATATTTGGTTTGGTGAAGGTCAAGAGACCATCTCTGGTACATGGCATCATTTGCAACTGATAAACGCAGAATATGGCGCAGTAGCAGCTACATGGCAACCAACTCGTTTAGCAACATTAACGTTTACATCAGGCTCAACGGGAAACCCTAAAGCTGTCGCGCACAGTGCAAGTAACCACTTACACTCAGCCGCTGGTTTATTAAGTTGGTTACACTTTGATGTCAGTGATTCTTGGCTGGTATCACTGCCTTTATTTCATGTTTCAGGCTTAGCTATTGTTTGGCGTTGGTTACTTTCTGGCGGAATGCTGGTTATGCCAACAGAGCAAGGCTTACTGAATGATTTAGCTGGTGTTACGCATGCGTCGTTAGTTCCAACTCAACTGCAACGTATCTTAGATAGTGGTGAAACATCTCAGCTCGCATTAAAACGTGTTCTACTAGGTGGTAGTGTTATTCCAACCGAATTAACAATAGCTGCGCAAAAACAGGGCGTCGAATGTTGGCTCGGTTATGGTATGACCGAGATGGGCTCAACCGTAACAGCAAAAAGAGCAGATGGTGAGCCAGGAGTAGGGAATGTTCTGCCTTATCGAGAATTACGTATTGAAGAAGGCGAAGTGTGGGTAAAAGGAGAGAGTTTAACTCTAGGCTATTATCGCTCTTCAGGCATTATTGATGTAGCGAACGAAGATGGCTGGTTTGAGACTAAGGATCTTGGTTCTGTGATTAATGCTGAGCTCCATATTCACGGACGTGCTGATAACATGTTTATTTCTGGTGGCGAAAATATCCATCCTGAAAAAATAGAGCAAGTGCTACTGACACATCATGAGATCGATAATGTGATTGTTGTCGATGTGCCTGATGAGGAGTATGGACAACGACCTGTTGCCGTTCTTGTTTCAAACACAGGCAAAATTCCTGCTAAGTTAGTCGAGTTTACTCAAGATAAATTGGCTAAATTTGAGCAACCGATACGTTATGAAATCATGCCAGAACATTTGCTTATTTCTGGCATTAAAATTTCACGTAAATTGGTTAAAGAGTGGGTTGATTCGTAA